Genomic DNA from Dioscorea cayenensis subsp. rotundata cultivar TDr96_F1 chromosome 1, TDr96_F1_v2_PseudoChromosome.rev07_lg8_w22 25.fasta, whole genome shotgun sequence:
GGCCTGTATCCTTTTTTTAGGTTCACTAGGATTCTTAGTGGTTGGAACTTCCAGTTATCTTGGTAGGAATCTGATATCTGTATTTCCATCTCagcaaatcattttttttccacAAGGTATTGTCATGTCTTTCTATGGGATTGCGGGACTATTCATTAGCTCCTATTTGTGGTGCACAATTTCGTGGAATGTAGGTAGCGGTTATGACCGATTCGATAGAAAAGAAGGAATAGTGTGTATTTTTCGTTGGGGATTTCCTGGAATAAATCGCCGCATCTTCCTTCGCTTCCTTATGCGAGATATCCAATCAATCAGAATGCAGGTTAAAGAGGGTCTTTATCCTCGTCGTGTCCTTTATATGGAAATCAGAGGCCAAGGAGCCATTCCCTTGACTCGTACTGATGAGAATTttactccacgagaaattgaACAAAAAGCTGCTGAATTGGCCTATTTCTTGCGTGTACCGATTGAAGGAAAAAGAAACTGAAAAATAACTGTATTGAATTCGTTAGGAACTTCTATAATAAATGGAATATACAGAATTGTAATCaatcaaatattgcaaaatcCCGGTGTTTACTACCGTTCAGAATTAGACCATAACGGAATTTCTGTTTATACCAGTACTATAATATCAGATTGGGGAGGACGATTGGAATTAGAAATTGATAGAAAAGCGAGGATATGGGCGCGCGTGAGTAGGAAACAAAAAATATCTATTCTAGTTCTATTATCGGCTATGGGTTTAGAATCTAAGAGAAATTCTAGATAATGTTTGTTACCCCTGAAATTTTTCTTGTCTTTCCCAAATGATAAGGAAAAAAAGATTGGGTCAAAAAGAAAATGCTATTTTTGGAGTTTTTATCAACAATTTGCTTGTGCAGGTGGGGATCCCGTATTTTCTGAGTCCTTATGTAAGgaattacaaaagaaattttttcaacaaaagaTGTGAATTAGGAAGGATTGGTCGACGAAATACGAATCAGAGACTGAATCTTGATATACCCCAGAAGAATACATTTTTGTTACCACGAGATGTATTAGATGCTGCGGATCATTTGATCCGAATGAAATTTGGAATGGGTACGCTTGACGATATGAATCACTTGAAAAATAAACGTATTCGTTCTGTAGCGGATCTGTTACAGGATCAATTCGGATTGGCTCTTGTTCGTTTAGAAAATGGGGTTCGAGGAACTATATGTGGGGCAATCAGGCATAAATTGATACCGAATCCTCAAAATTTGGTAACTTCAACTTCATTAACAACCACTTATGAATCGTTTTTTGGCCTGCACCCTTTATCTCAAGTTTTGGATCGGACTAATCCATTGACCCAAATTGCTCATGGGCGTAGGTTGAGTTATTTGGGACTTGTTCAAGGGCCGGGCTACCCGCCCAAGCCCGAAGGCCCACCCGAAATTTGGGCGGGTTTGAACAAATATATAAGACCCGATGTCCGGGCCTTGGACAAAAAAAGAAGCCCGTTTAAAAAATGGGCCGGGTTTGGGTTTTGTTGTTAAAAGCCCGACCTGGCCAGGCCCGACccgtattataaaatatatttattaattaggttggtatatacttatacaatatatatatatatatatatttgattgccattaattataatgatttgaattttagttgttttaattaaataaagatttatatttggtattttaacttttaagtattttgtagaataatatttggtcatatccacatattaataatattgttaattttttttataatttatatattatttaataaaaactatttgggCGGGCTTGGGCGGGCCTTGGGTAGAGGTTATTAAATTTGGGCGGGCTTGGACAAGGATTAAGGCCCGAATTTTCGGGCCGGGCCGGGCTTGGGCAAGGTTGAATTTTAGTAAATTTTGATTCAAGCCTGGCCCGACCCGGCCCATGGACAggtctagagagagagagagagagagagagagggatgaAGAAAATGGGGGTTTTTTTCCAAATATGAccttttaattatcaaaatgaccccatgtgaaatttattcatcaacatggGTTTCAAAATAGCACATCATGCCATGTCATCACCTAAATGATGAGTTgggcatttaaaaatattaagatattgcttttttttacattcacacCCTTCTCTTTTGTAAAATCACATAAATGagatattcttttatttttaaatcatttttaagttattaatttttttcaattgtatttattttggagaaatatattattattattattattattattattattacatcttCTTAGTTTTCaagcatttttaaaaattgttattattgttaacataattttttttttaaaataataagtgttttttttaaatcttgttaagttattattattttttttatttttttaaatgctaattattttcaaaaaacattattattattatttatttatttatttattattattgttattataattattaattttttttactattcgatggagaatatatttgtttattgtatATTTCAAAGCTATAAATGACAAGCATTAATGGTACACTAGGTATGTTTCAGACATAGGGAGAACTTGATTCGCCCTATAAATTAGGTATGTGCATGCTCCCATGACAAAAAATGACATGCATTGATGACATACTAAGTATGTTTCAGATGTAGAGGGAATCTGATTCGCCCTATAGAGTAGGTGTGTGGTTGCTCCCATGACAAGAAATGACATACATTGATTACACATCAGGTATGTTTAAGATGTATAGGAAATCTGATTTGCCCTATAGAGTAGGTGTGTGCATGCTCTCATGACAAGAAATGGCATGCATTGATAATGCACCAAATTTGTTTCAGAAGTAGGGGGAATCCTATTCAGATTTAGGGAGAATCTGATTCGCCCTATAGAATAGATGTGTGCATGCTTCCATGACAAGAAATGACATGCATTGATGGCATACCATGTATGTTTCGAATGTAAGGGGAATATGATTCACCTTATTGAGTAGGTGTGTACATGCTCTCATGACAAGAAATTACATGCATTGATGATACACCACCAGTTATGCTTCAGATGTAGGGGGAATCTGATTCACACTCTAGAGTTGTTGTGTGCATgcttttatgataaaaaatgacATGTATTGATACCACCCAAGGTATGTTTCAGATGTAGGGGGAGTCTTATTCTCCCTATAGAGTAGGTGTGTGTGCATGCATCCCATGACAAGAAACTTCATGTATAAATCTCTTCCCTTCCTCTTCCATCCTCATCAACTCTTAggcctctctctttctttttttgcatAACCACCACAGGTTTATTAACATCCATCACATGAGTTCTAAAACTTGGCATTAAAAAGGTTAGTAAACATTTACTTgatgtatatatcatatattgttTATAATAATTGTCTTATTCTAATATAAATAACAGTAATTGGGGTTCATGCCAATAGCACTTTGAATGAGTTGCATGAAATTGTTGCTGCTGCTATTAACTTTAACTTAGGTGATAAGTATATGAACATTAAGTGTAAATGGCCTATAAATCGTTGTACTAGCACTATCAATGATATTGTAGTAATAGTAACATCATTAATGTTGAGGTTACGTACTCCAGTATTATACGTGAATAAAGGAGGATCACGTGTAATCCCAACCACTACATACACTGTGAACACTTTGTAAGCTTCTAAACTTATTCCTTAGTAAGAATTTATATACGTTATGTTGTGATACCTTATTTATAATACAGTTGTTGTGGTTCTTTTTTCCTGCAGATCACATCCATCTCATGTATTGTTTCCCCCAACATTTCCATAATCAACCTTCGAAGATGCTccattaataaataatgatgttgGAAGTTCCGCTGGCTATCATCAATGGAGGTGCAATGAAGATACCAGTGCATTTGAAAATGATGTTGATGACGCCAATGACGCTGAGCTTGAAGCCCCTAGAAATGACATTGATGATGATCGTAGTGATGACTATTATGATGATTATGATCAAATTGATGATAACAacgatgatgaagatgaaagcAGCAATGATGATGCAAGTCTCCACTTTGATGTGCAAGAAGGTATAATAGCTGAAGATGCCATGAATATAACTAACTCAAATATGGAGGAAGGGGCAAATGCAACCTCAGTTGACTACACACAATTTGATCTTGTTCCTGGCATGCCACCAATAGATGATTGGTATAATGCAATAGAGATAAATGATGCAGACCCACATATATCCGTCGAAGATGAAGAGTCATTAAGCTTTGACAATTGGGTTGGTCGTATGTTTAACTCAAAAGCCCAATTAATTGACTTGTTGAGTCGATGATCCATAAAGAAGGTAGTTGCATTTATTCTGGTGAAGAGCAATAAATCCGTTCTCACTGTCAAATGTACTAATTCAGATTATACTTGGCATcttcttgctttaatttcatCCAGAACATCCCTCTGGGTTATGAAAAGATGTCCGAGGCAGCATAGTTGCACCAATGAAAGAATCAAGTCTGACAATCGTTATTGCACAAGAAAACTGATATGTGAATTAGTACTGCTAACATTAAGGGCTGATTTAAGCCTGAGCATATCACAAGTGCAAGCAATGGTGAAAAACATGTACCATGTTGATGTCAGTTATGCAAAAGCttggaaatgaaaaaaaaaaagtctctaAAATGTATATTCGGATCGTGGGAGGAATTTTATGTTGAATTACGTAtgtattttaatgttttactcAATTCCAACCCATGTACTATTGTTGACTTTGATTCTGAGTGGGGACATGGGTGGGAGCGTTATAAGAAAGTATTTTGGGCTTTTGGGCCATCTATCATTTGCTTCAATTCTTGTCATCCTGTGCTTTCAGTAGATGGGACATTTTTGCATGGGAAATACAAAAGAACTCTATTGATGGCGACTGGAGAAGATGTTGAAGACCATATATTTCCTTATGCGTTTGCCattgttgaagatgaaaatAGAGAAAGTTGGTTATAggttttaaataatgtttacaGAACATTAGATCCTACTCGACCTATATGCATCATCTCAGACAGATTCAGAGGCAATGTCAACATTGTTCGTGATGCTTTTCCTCCACAATATGGTCATGTTTATCGGTATTATTTACGACATCTTATCGATAATTTTTTACAACATTGCAAAAGTAAATTTGGTGTAGATCTCTTTTGGAGGGCATCCACTGTTGTCTCAACACAAAAATTTGAAGAGTTGATCAACATATGACAGAAAGATATCATATGTTCTCTGATTTCACACCATCAATTGGGTTAAGGCAAATGTGGACAATGGCACATGATGGTTGTAGATGATGCAGATGCCACAACACCAAATTATCAGAAAGTTTTAATTCACTTCTTAAAAGTGCTCATGGTTTACCGGTAAGAGCTCTTGTATCATACACTTTCCACCATACTGTgatgcattttctttttaaaattgtgAGAGTGGTCTTGCTATGGATCGGACTTTGACGATAAAGAAATAATCAAGGCTTCATGATGGTATTGAGAAAGGCAGATATTTAAGTGTGCGACGCTTCAATTACAATAAATTTCAAGTTACAAAATGTGTTAATGAGGAGACAATTGACTATGAAGTAATTGTCTATAGAATTCGCTCCACATAAAAGTGTGGATTTATGGTTGCTTGCCGAGTCCCATGCATACATGTTTTGAAGGTATGCAATGCTACAAATGCAAAATATTAACCTATATGTGTTATACCCTCGTTGGTATACTGTTGGCTCCTATAGATAGACCTATGCTCCTTGTTTTCATCCAGTACCAAGTTCACAGTTTTGGCAACTTATGCCTAGACCAAAGATGGTTCCACCTGTAGGACGATGAAGCGCGGGCCGACCAAAGATCAGATGTAGACGTATGCACATGGATAGAAACCCTGATCCCAGTAGACATAATTTATGCTCTTCATGTAAACAACCTGGATATTATAGAACTACTTGTCCAACACAGGGTAGAAATATGTATTGTAAAAGTGATGgatgtattttctatttgtacttgaatgcaattattgttatttaaactataaataaGTTGTTCAaccaaaataatgataataataataataataataataataataatgttttttataataattagcatttaaaaaataaaaaaataataacttaacaagatttaaaaaatttcactcattgtttaaaaaataattatgttaacaataataacaatttttaataatggCTTGGAAACTAAGaagatgtaataataataataataataataataataataataataataataacatatttctccaaaataaatatgattgaaaaaaattattatcttttaaataaataattaagaacttaaaaatggttttaaaataaaagaatatctCATTTATGtggttttgcaaaagagaagggtgtgaacataaaaaaaaaaacaatatcttaatatttttaaatggccAACTCATCATCTAGGGTGATGACATTGCATGATGTGATGTTTTGAAACCCATGTTGATGAATACATTTCACATGGGTcgttttgataattaaaaaaaag
This window encodes:
- the LOC120258378 gene encoding photosystem I assembly protein Ycf4 — translated: ELITGSRKTSNFCWACILFLGSLGFLVVGTSSYLGRNLISVFPSQQIIFFPQGIVMSFYGIAGLFISSYLWCTISWNVGSGYDRFDRKEGIVCIFRWGFPGINRRIFLRFLMRDIQSIRMQVKEGLYPRRVLYMEIRGQGAIPLTRTDENFTPREIEQKAAELAYFLRVPIEGKRN